A stretch of alpha proteobacterium HIMB59 DNA encodes these proteins:
- a CDS encoding hypothetical protein (PFAM: conserved hypothetical protein), which produces MTSYIQFPRYCLFLIPDKKFNNDFNVFCDQNLIENYLLDKSTYGFHSTVKAPFYLSHLYSEELLLEKFQNIDKKIISSLLSNTYIVNKLDRFKNSLVLRFHQDNDFDFMVNNLMREFDLFRKTLNNFEIKKDILRFDKLSNKELMYYQIWGYPYYFECSFHHITLPLSQDSNHDYLNSIHQVKYEKLSLMRQRNKDEKFEEISSLS; this is translated from the coding sequence ATGACTAGTTATATCCAATTTCCTCGATACTGTTTATTTTTAATACCTGATAAAAAATTTAATAATGATTTTAATGTATTTTGTGATCAAAATTTGATTGAAAATTACTTACTAGATAAATCTACTTATGGATTTCACTCAACCGTGAAGGCTCCATTTTATTTATCACATTTATACTCCGAAGAATTACTTTTAGAGAAATTTCAAAATATTGATAAAAAAATTATAAGCTCACTTTTATCAAATACATATATAGTTAACAAATTAGATCGATTTAAAAATTCATTAGTATTAAGATTTCATCAAGATAATGATTTCGACTTTATGGTTAATAATTTAATGAGAGAATTTGATTTATTTAGAAAAACTCTCAATAATTTTGAAATTAAAAAAGATATTTTGAGATTTGATAAACTTTCAAATAAGGAATTGATGTATTATCAAATTTGGGGATACCCATATTATTTTGAGTGTTCTTTTCACCATATTACTCTTCCTCTAAGTCAAGATTCAAATCATGATTACTTAAATTCAATCCATCAAGTCAAATATGAAAAACTTAGTTTAATGAGACAGAGAAATAAGGATGAGAAATTTGAAGAGATATCAAGTTTGTCATAG
- a CDS encoding amino acid/amide ABC transporter substrate-binding protein, HAAT family (PFAM: Receptor family ligand binding region), producing the protein MNKLTSILVALFTMTFSTAFAGGHAVKIATVGPMSGQYASFGEQMKAGAEMAVADINANGGVNGAMLELIVGDDACDPKQAVAVANDLAGQGVSFVAGHFCSGSSIPASSVYNEEGIIQISPASTNPALTDERPGPYTHRVCGRDDQQGQVAGQYLFDNYSGKNVAIVHDKTAYGKGLADATMAAFEALGGNTALYEAYTAGEKDYSALVSKLKQNNIDALYVGGYHTEAGLMVRQMRDQGMDTQLISGDALVTLEYWAITGDAGQGTLMTFSPDPAKDPANADLVKKFNDAGITPEGYVLYTYAAIQSWAQAASAAGSNDSDSVLDALNSGSFDTVLGSLSFDDKGDVTLPGYVWYVWENGGYDYL; encoded by the coding sequence ATGAATAAACTTACATCTATTTTAGTTGCTTTGTTTACAATGACCTTTTCTACAGCTTTTGCTGGAGGCCATGCAGTAAAAATAGCAACAGTAGGACCAATGAGTGGTCAATACGCTTCATTTGGTGAGCAAATGAAAGCTGGAGCAGAGATGGCAGTTGCAGATATTAACGCTAATGGTGGTGTTAATGGAGCTATGCTCGAGTTAATCGTGGGTGACGATGCTTGTGATCCAAAACAAGCTGTTGCAGTTGCAAACGATCTTGCTGGTCAAGGAGTTAGTTTTGTAGCTGGACACTTCTGTTCAGGATCATCAATTCCTGCATCTTCAGTTTATAATGAAGAGGGAATTATTCAAATCTCCCCTGCTTCTACTAACCCTGCTCTAACTGATGAAAGACCTGGTCCTTATACTCACAGAGTGTGTGGTAGAGATGACCAACAAGGTCAAGTTGCAGGTCAATATCTTTTTGATAACTACAGTGGCAAAAATGTTGCGATCGTTCACGATAAAACTGCTTACGGAAAAGGTTTAGCAGATGCAACTATGGCTGCTTTTGAAGCTTTAGGTGGAAACACAGCTTTATATGAAGCCTACACAGCTGGTGAAAAAGACTATTCAGCTTTAGTATCAAAATTAAAACAAAATAATATTGATGCTTTATATGTTGGTGGTTATCACACAGAAGCTGGACTTATGGTTCGTCAAATGAGAGATCAAGGCATGGATACACAATTAATCTCTGGTGATGCTCTTGTTACTCTTGAGTATTGGGCAATCACAGGTGATGCAGGTCAAGGCACTCTTATGACATTTAGTCCAGATCCTGCTAAAGATCCAGCGAATGCTGATCTTGTGAAGAAATTTAATGATGCAGGTATTACACCTGAGGGTTATGTTCTTTACACTTACGCAGCTATTCAATCATGGGCTCAAGCAGCATCAGCAGCAGGCAGTAATGACTCTGACTCAGTATTAGATGCTTTAAATTCAGGTAGTTTTGATACTGTTTTAGGTAGCCTAAGCTTTGATGATAAAGGTGACGTTACTCTCCCAGGATACGTTTGGTATGTTTGGGAAAATGGTGGATACGACTATCTATAA
- a CDS encoding ABC transporter (PFAM: ABC transporter), with amino-acid sequence MLKANNISSYYGNIQALDNISIEVNKGEIVSIIGSNGAGKSTLLMTLCGIVPAKSGSIFFNDIDISSLPTHEIIRMGVSQSPEGRRIFPKLTVYENLLIGDPLKKEKDINLDFIFEIFPRLKERISQRGGTLSGGEQQMLSIGRALVSQPSLLLLDEPSLGLAPIIVKQIFDTIKRINKENNTTILLVEQNAFGALKLSDRGYVLVNGKVTISGNSKELLENPEIKKAYLEGA; translated from the coding sequence GTGTTAAAAGCAAATAATATTAGTAGCTATTATGGAAATATTCAGGCCTTGGATAATATTTCAATTGAAGTTAATAAAGGTGAAATAGTTTCAATTATTGGGTCTAATGGTGCAGGAAAATCAACTTTATTGATGACATTGTGTGGCATAGTACCTGCTAAATCAGGTTCCATTTTTTTTAATGATATTGATATTTCTTCTCTACCCACTCATGAAATTATTAGAATGGGTGTCTCACAATCTCCAGAAGGCAGAAGAATTTTTCCCAAATTAACCGTTTATGAAAATCTTTTAATTGGAGATCCTTTAAAAAAAGAAAAAGATATAAATTTAGATTTTATTTTTGAAATATTCCCCAGACTTAAAGAGAGAATAAGTCAAAGAGGCGGTACGTTGTCTGGTGGAGAGCAGCAAATGCTTTCAATTGGTCGTGCATTAGTATCACAACCCAGCTTACTTCTTTTAGATGAACCTTCCTTAGGTCTGGCACCAATTATTGTTAAACAAATTTTCGATACCATAAAAAGAATAAATAAAGAAAACAACACAACAATTTTACTTGTTGAGCAAAATGCTTTTGGTGCTTTAAAATTATCTGATAGAGGATATGTTTTAGTAAATGGCAAAGTGACAATAAGTGGTAACTCAAAAGAATTACTTGAGAACCCTGAGATTAAAAAAGCATATTTAGAAGGAGCCTAA
- a CDS encoding ABC transporter,Branched-chain amino acid ABC superfamily ATP binding cassette transporter (PFAM: ABC transporter; Branched-chain amino acid ATP-binding cassette transporter), protein MNKILEINHLTMKFGGLIAIDDVSFSVEKNTITSLIGPNGAGKTTVFNCITGFYKPTIGEILLNSEKQFNLERMNDFTIPQKAKVARTFQNIRLFPQMTVLENLIVAQHNKLMKASMYTLKGLINAKSFLNAENKAKELAKYWLDKIDLTDRADIEAGNLPYGQQRKVEICRSMCTDPTLLCLDEPAAGLNATESLELNSLLEFIKNEHKISILLIEHDMSVVMGISDKVVVLDYGKKIAEGKPSEVKGNPEVIKAYLGEE, encoded by the coding sequence ATGAATAAAATTTTAGAAATAAATCACCTGACAATGAAATTTGGTGGCTTGATTGCCATTGATGACGTTTCTTTTAGTGTTGAAAAAAACACTATCACATCTCTTATTGGTCCCAATGGAGCAGGCAAAACTACTGTCTTCAACTGTATCACAGGTTTTTATAAACCTACGATTGGTGAAATCTTATTAAATTCTGAAAAACAATTTAATCTAGAAAGGATGAATGATTTTACCATTCCTCAAAAAGCTAAAGTGGCAAGAACCTTTCAAAATATTAGACTTTTCCCACAAATGACTGTTTTAGAAAATCTTATAGTTGCCCAACACAATAAGTTAATGAAAGCTTCCATGTACACTTTAAAAGGTTTGATCAATGCTAAATCTTTTTTAAATGCAGAAAATAAAGCAAAAGAATTAGCTAAATATTGGTTAGATAAAATTGACTTAACCGATCGAGCAGATATTGAGGCAGGAAACTTGCCTTATGGACAACAGCGAAAAGTTGAAATTTGCAGGTCTATGTGTACTGATCCAACTTTATTGTGTTTAGATGAACCTGCTGCTGGATTAAATGCAACAGAGTCACTTGAATTAAACAGTTTATTAGAATTTATTAAAAATGAACATAAAATATCCATCTTGCTGATTGAACATGATATGAGCGTGGTGATGGGAATATCAGATAAAGTAGTCGTCCTAGACTATGGAAAAAAAATAGCTGAAGGAAAACCGAGTGAGGTTAAAGGAAATCCTGAAGTGATAAAAGCATATTTGGGTGAAGAGTAA
- a CDS encoding amino acid/amide ABC transporter membrane protein, 2, HAAT family (PFAM: Branched-chain amino acid transport system/permease protein), producing the protein MSSKKNFSIIVKDLIFTGLIATVLLIPIVGFRTEISTADSTGLIFNYNFITAFFVVAFIVGVRFLFHIYWFSKIKQKPQEDSEKNKKQFLKRLNFYLGVAAAIIAFTLPFMPFANRYVVDVATLVLTYVMLGWGLNIVVGLAGLLDLGYVAFFAVGAYSYALLATTFDLSFWICLPLAGILAAFAGILLGFPVLRLRGDYLAIVTLGFGEIIRLILLNWYEFTGGPDGISRIPRPSFFGFPFARKSEETTFHELFGLEYSTMHRIIFLYYLILILALITNFFTMKIRNLPVGRAWEALREDETACRAIGINPTNTKLTAFAIGAMFGGFAGSFFATRQGFISPESFTFIESAIILAIVVLGGMGSQIGVVIASIVLIGSTELFRELEQFRMLAFGLAMIIIMIMKPRGLLANREPSILLNKKNE; encoded by the coding sequence ATGAGTTCCAAAAAAAACTTCTCAATCATTGTAAAAGATCTCATTTTTACCGGATTAATTGCTACAGTTTTACTAATCCCTATTGTTGGTTTTCGAACTGAAATCTCAACTGCTGACTCCACTGGTTTAATTTTTAATTATAATTTTATTACTGCATTTTTTGTAGTTGCTTTTATTGTAGGTGTGCGTTTTCTTTTTCACATTTATTGGTTTTCAAAAATTAAACAAAAACCCCAAGAGGACTCTGAAAAAAATAAAAAACAATTTTTAAAAAGACTTAATTTTTATTTAGGGGTCGCTGCAGCTATTATTGCTTTTACTTTACCTTTTATGCCATTTGCTAATAGGTATGTTGTTGATGTAGCAACTTTAGTTCTTACTTACGTTATGTTGGGCTGGGGTCTTAATATAGTAGTAGGATTAGCTGGTTTATTAGATTTAGGATATGTTGCTTTTTTTGCAGTAGGAGCTTACTCATACGCTCTCTTAGCTACTACCTTTGATCTTTCTTTTTGGATATGTCTACCCTTAGCAGGTATTTTAGCTGCTTTTGCCGGAATACTGCTTGGATTTCCAGTATTAAGACTTCGAGGAGATTACCTTGCAATCGTTACCCTAGGCTTTGGTGAAATTATAAGATTGATACTTCTTAATTGGTATGAATTTACAGGTGGTCCTGATGGTATAAGTAGAATTCCAAGACCTAGTTTTTTTGGTTTTCCATTTGCTCGAAAAAGTGAAGAGACAACTTTTCATGAACTCTTTGGACTAGAGTATTCAACGATGCACCGCATAATATTTTTATATTATTTAATTTTAATATTAGCTTTAATTACGAATTTTTTTACTATGAAAATTCGAAATCTTCCTGTTGGAAGGGCTTGGGAAGCTCTCAGAGAGGATGAAACTGCTTGTAGAGCTATAGGAATAAATCCAACAAATACTAAATTAACTGCCTTTGCAATTGGAGCAATGTTTGGTGGCTTCGCTGGATCTTTTTTTGCAACAAGACAAGGATTTATAAGCCCTGAGAGTTTTACATTTATTGAGTCTGCAATAATTTTAGCAATAGTTGTTCTCGGCGGCATGGGCAGTCAAATTGGAGTTGTTATTGCATCAATTGTATTAATTGGCAGTACTGAACTCTTCAGAGAGCTGGAGCAATTTCGAATGTTAGCTTTTGGATTAGCAATGATAATTATTATGATTATGAAACCTCGAGGGCTTCTAGCTAATCGTGAACCGTCAATTCTTTTAAACAAAAAAAATGAATAA
- a CDS encoding amino acid/amide ABC transporter membrane protein, 1, HAAT family (PFAM: Branched-chain amino acid transport system/permease protein): protein MEYFLQQLINSLTLGSIYGLIAIGYTMVYGIIGMINFAHGDVFMIGSFVSLIAMVLLGVGTGAFLPLALLVVLFAAILITSVYGWTLERVAYRPLRGSFRLAALITALGASIFLQNYVQVSQGAKIKPIQPIIQGGFTFFENGSLVVSLSYLQIFIIIITVILLSIFSYIISKTPLGRSQRACEQDLTMSKLLGINVDRTISITFIIGASLASVAGMMFVLYYGVIDFFIGFLTGIKAFTAAVLGGIGSIPGAVIGGLLIGLIETFWSAYFTIEYKDVAVFSILVIVLIFRPYGILGKPEVEKV from the coding sequence ATGGAATATTTTCTTCAACAATTAATAAACTCTCTAACATTAGGTTCAATTTATGGCCTTATAGCCATTGGATATACAATGGTTTACGGCATCATTGGAATGATTAATTTTGCTCACGGTGATGTTTTTATGATTGGTTCCTTTGTATCCCTTATAGCAATGGTTTTATTAGGCGTTGGCACAGGTGCATTTCTTCCTTTAGCGCTTTTAGTTGTTCTATTTGCAGCAATACTAATAACAAGTGTTTATGGTTGGACTTTAGAAAGAGTTGCTTATCGTCCCTTAAGGGGGTCCTTTCGTCTTGCTGCACTAATCACAGCCCTAGGTGCTTCTATTTTTTTACAGAATTATGTTCAAGTTTCTCAAGGAGCAAAAATCAAACCTATCCAACCAATTATTCAGGGAGGGTTTACTTTTTTTGAAAACGGTTCACTTGTTGTAAGTTTAAGTTACTTACAAATTTTTATAATAATTATTACTGTTATCTTACTATCTATATTTTCATATATCATATCTAAAACCCCATTGGGAAGATCTCAAAGAGCTTGTGAGCAGGATCTTACCATGTCTAAACTATTGGGCATTAATGTCGATAGAACTATATCCATAACTTTTATTATTGGTGCCTCCCTAGCTTCAGTGGCTGGTATGATGTTTGTACTTTACTATGGTGTTATTGATTTCTTTATCGGCTTTTTAACTGGCATCAAAGCGTTTACAGCGGCTGTACTTGGAGGAATTGGATCTATTCCTGGAGCAGTGATTGGTGGGCTACTAATTGGATTAATCGAAACATTTTGGTCAGCTTACTTTACTATCGAATACAAAGATGTTGCTGTGTTTAGTATCCTTGTAATTGTTTTAATTTTTAGACCTTATGGAATTCTTGGAAAACCAGAAGTTGAAAAAGTCTAA
- a CDS encoding protein with thioredoxin-like domain protein (PFAM: DSBA-like thioredoxin domain), producing MAIYSRKKKKSGFRIFIYSLFFLSVFLILGYYFFYPTNLKTVLDENLGGTVVEMQNEQEKIIEIDETKNSQSDIEIDLSNYLQISDLHKNLKEFIQNNPKFIIDVLRKYQDEQNKIEQEKISQQNNSNIINLNLFDNSMIVGNKNATKIIYEFVDYNCGYCLKFHQQVQSVLNEDQNTKLIIMQMPILGESSITFSKIAVAASFQNKFEEVHNYLYSSDRKSKMADILGDLFLMNIDIAQLEKDMNSEEVSKVILSHEQFVNDFKFNGTPAIIIGETIIPGYIEKDKIIEILENEFS from the coding sequence ATGGCAATTTATTCGAGAAAAAAGAAAAAATCTGGTTTTAGAATTTTTATCTATAGCCTTTTCTTTTTGTCAGTCTTTTTAATCTTAGGCTACTATTTCTTTTATCCCACCAATTTAAAAACCGTCTTAGATGAAAATCTTGGTGGGACAGTTGTTGAAATGCAAAATGAACAAGAAAAAATAATTGAAATTGATGAAACTAAAAATTCTCAATCAGATATTGAAATTGATTTATCAAATTATCTTCAAATAAGCGATTTACATAAAAACCTAAAAGAATTTATCCAAAACAATCCTAAATTTATTATAGACGTCCTTAGAAAATATCAAGATGAGCAGAACAAAATTGAACAAGAAAAAATAAGTCAACAAAATAACTCAAATATTATCAATTTAAATTTATTTGATAATTCAATGATAGTCGGTAATAAAAATGCTACCAAAATTATTTATGAGTTTGTTGATTATAACTGTGGTTATTGTTTAAAATTTCATCAACAAGTACAAAGTGTATTAAACGAAGATCAAAATACTAAATTAATTATCATGCAGATGCCTATTTTAGGTGAGAGTTCTATTACCTTTTCTAAAATTGCTGTAGCCGCAAGTTTTCAAAATAAATTCGAAGAGGTCCATAACTACCTGTATTCCTCTGATAGAAAGTCAAAAATGGCCGATATTTTAGGAGATTTATTTTTGATGAATATAGATATTGCTCAATTAGAAAAAGATATGAATTCTGAAGAAGTTTCTAAAGTGATTTTATCACATGAACAATTTGTGAACGATTTTAAATTTAATGGAACTCCTGCAATTATAATCGGGGAAACAATTATTCCCGGTTACATAGAAAAAGATAAAATAATAGAAATTTTGGAAAATGAATTTTCCTAA
- a CDS encoding integral membrane protein MviN (PFAM: MviN-like protein~TIGRFAM: integral membrane protein MviN) yields the protein MKLNNFSKISSNIFSSRVTGFFRDVLFANFLGANILSDAFLFAFRLPNLFRRILAEGAMNSVFIPLYIRQSKESQSLASDFTSAVFLIFLSITSIMTIFVFLFSEQITSFLAPGFIDNEDQFNFAIQLIPIIFPFLIFVTLSAVISSVLNIKGKFFLPSFLSVILNVLMIGTLLIFKSESHFPLAWSILIAGIIQLFLLMINANFFKSLFQFGLKKLSLLGSILRTFFKRFLFSVLGSGIVQLNIFVSMLFASLVGEGAISHIYYADRIIDLPFALIAVAMTFTLLPYLSKNILDEEKNANAFNQTIIFCFIFALPSSFALFFISEDIVRVLFGRGEFLNKDILITSNLLLIYSFSLPGYMISRICNQVFYSYERVDLPIKASIPTFILNLVLCFSLYRPLGVYGLAIAGAISVWINVFIQIFYLKIYFSNFYKKIKFLNIIKIAKILTSSSIMIFVILFLQNILNLNIYIDLIILIVIGVFVFFAVLNLLKLEEYRLIYKSALFN from the coding sequence ATGAAATTAAATAATTTTTCAAAAATATCTTCGAACATATTCAGCTCTCGTGTTACTGGATTTTTTCGGGATGTATTGTTTGCAAATTTTCTAGGAGCTAACATCTTATCGGATGCTTTTTTATTTGCTTTTAGATTGCCAAACCTTTTTAGAAGGATTTTAGCCGAAGGGGCAATGAATAGTGTATTTATTCCTCTCTATATAAGACAAAGTAAGGAAAGTCAGTCACTTGCTAGCGATTTTACTTCTGCAGTTTTTTTAATTTTTTTATCAATTACCTCAATAATGACAATTTTTGTCTTTCTATTTAGTGAGCAAATTACCAGCTTCCTTGCCCCAGGTTTTATAGACAATGAAGATCAATTTAACTTCGCCATTCAATTAATTCCTATAATTTTCCCTTTTTTAATATTTGTAACACTCTCTGCAGTAATCAGCTCAGTTTTAAATATAAAAGGAAAGTTTTTTTTACCATCGTTTTTATCAGTCATTTTAAATGTGCTTATGATAGGCACTCTTTTGATATTTAAATCTGAATCGCATTTTCCTCTAGCATGGTCAATTTTAATAGCTGGGATAATTCAATTATTTCTTTTAATGATAAATGCTAATTTTTTTAAGTCATTATTTCAATTTGGCTTAAAAAAACTATCACTTTTAGGTTCTATTTTAAGAACGTTTTTTAAGAGGTTTCTTTTTTCTGTTTTAGGCTCGGGTATTGTTCAATTAAATATTTTTGTTTCGATGTTATTTGCATCTTTAGTAGGAGAGGGTGCGATCAGTCATATTTACTACGCTGATAGAATTATAGATTTGCCTTTTGCTTTAATAGCAGTTGCGATGACATTTACTCTTTTACCTTACTTAAGCAAAAATATTCTAGATGAAGAAAAAAATGCAAATGCCTTTAATCAAACTATTATTTTTTGTTTTATTTTTGCTCTACCAAGCAGTTTTGCTTTATTTTTTATTTCTGAAGATATAGTAAGAGTTTTGTTTGGTCGGGGTGAATTTTTAAATAAAGATATTTTGATTACTAGTAATTTGCTTTTGATCTATTCTTTCTCTCTTCCTGGCTACATGATCTCCAGAATTTGCAATCAAGTTTTCTACTCATATGAAAGAGTAGATTTGCCAATTAAGGCATCTATTCCCACTTTCATTTTAAATTTGGTTTTGTGTTTTTCTCTTTATCGTCCACTAGGCGTCTATGGTTTGGCTATAGCAGGAGCTATAAGTGTTTGGATAAATGTATTTATTCAAATTTTTTATTTGAAGATTTATTTCTCTAATTTCTATAAGAAAATTAAATTTTTAAATATTATAAAAATAGCAAAAATATTAACCTCATCTTCAATAATGATATTTGTGATTTTATTTTTGCAAAATATCTTAAATCTCAACATATACATTGATTTGATAATTTTAATTGTAATTGGAGTTTTTGTTTTTTTTGCAGTCTTAAATTTATTAAAGTTGGAAGAATATCGTTTGATCTATAAGTCAGCACTATTTAATTAG
- a CDS encoding Lipid A 3-O-deacylase (PagL) (PFAM: Lipid A 3-O-deacylase (PagL)), translated as MRIFIFAVTFLLFHLNLSANSFSIFGGSYDYDDDNTSTLYGLNYHLSDNKFSVFNVIDLNPVIGGFVTAKSATMFYSGFETNIGQDSIYLNLSSSAGIYSNGDGKDLGNALQFKSEVNLFYRLGKSSSVGLGSHHISNAGLSSVNPGTNNFYLIFNRDF; from the coding sequence ATGAGAATATTTATATTTGCTGTTACTTTTTTACTCTTTCATTTAAATTTATCTGCCAATAGCTTTTCTATTTTTGGGGGCTCTTACGACTATGACGATGACAATACTTCTACGCTTTATGGTCTAAATTATCATCTTTCTGATAATAAATTTAGCGTTTTTAATGTTATCGATCTAAATCCTGTAATTGGAGGATTTGTGACAGCTAAATCTGCAACTATGTTTTATAGTGGTTTTGAGACAAATATTGGCCAAGATTCCATATATCTTAATTTATCCTCTTCAGCTGGTATTTATTCTAATGGTGACGGAAAAGATCTAGGCAATGCATTGCAGTTCAAATCTGAAGTAAATCTTTTCTATAGATTAGGTAAATCATCTAGCGTTGGTTTGGGATCACATCATATTTCTAATGCGGGTCTTAGTTCGGTTAACCCTGGTACAAATAATTTTTACTTGATTTTTAATAGAGATTTTTAA
- a CDS encoding OmpA family protein (PFAM: OmpA family), translating to MSYYSKSQSSEDNSLIWPGFVDVLASTLMVIIFVVLLFTVAQVYLGDLVVGKNEQIQNLEKTIEIQDETIVEQDLSLSDKELALIERQEVISQLDTELEILDEEIRLKQSEISEKENLLTAKDEEIFEKESLITAKDQEISLQDELLKQKDETIITLDDLIDKQALDITELNEIIARITEELSLSLEEKEELRGRLSSLNEEQELLKSQLQELGGENQALVGQLSDSQGRIQSLLESLSSSADENEILETQISSVESQNQSLRDQITSLEQDSVIQTTSLNDALAQISRLSEDIKILSNEIQLLNNLLDSKEAEIASNKIELGELGDRLNRVLTSELYKLQKYKSEFFGQLSETLGQREDIQIKGDRFIFQSEILFESGSADIQAGGRVALSLIAKTLIDLSNQIPTDLNWILQVDGHTDKIPIATARFPSNWELSHARALEVVKFFIQQGIPADKLSANGYGEHQPISLGSSPEDLKLNRRIELKITQR from the coding sequence GTGAGTTACTATTCTAAGTCCCAAAGTTCTGAGGATAATAGCTTAATTTGGCCTGGTTTTGTAGATGTCCTAGCTTCTACATTAATGGTAATTATATTTGTTGTATTGCTTTTTACTGTAGCTCAAGTTTATTTAGGCGATTTAGTAGTCGGAAAAAATGAACAAATTCAAAACTTAGAAAAAACTATAGAAATTCAAGATGAAACTATAGTTGAACAAGATCTTTCATTATCTGATAAAGAACTAGCGCTAATTGAAAGACAAGAAGTAATAAGTCAATTAGATACCGAACTCGAAATTCTTGATGAGGAGATCAGACTGAAACAGTCTGAAATTTCTGAGAAAGAAAATCTATTAACAGCCAAAGATGAAGAAATATTTGAAAAAGAGAGTCTCATAACAGCTAAAGATCAAGAAATATCATTACAAGATGAACTCTTAAAACAAAAAGATGAAACAATAATAACTTTAGACGACTTAATCGATAAACAGGCCTTAGATATTACTGAGTTAAACGAAATTATTGCACGTATTACTGAAGAATTATCTTTATCATTGGAGGAAAAAGAAGAACTAAGAGGAAGGTTATCCTCTCTAAATGAAGAGCAAGAACTTTTAAAAAGCCAATTGCAAGAATTAGGTGGAGAAAATCAAGCTTTAGTAGGACAATTATCAGACTCTCAAGGAAGGATTCAGTCTCTTCTTGAGTCATTGAGTTCTTCAGCAGATGAAAATGAAATTTTAGAAACTCAAATATCTTCAGTAGAAAGCCAAAATCAGTCGCTTAGAGATCAGATTACATCTTTGGAGCAAGACTCCGTAATCCAAACTACAAGCTTAAATGATGCTTTAGCGCAAATTTCAAGATTATCTGAGGATATTAAGATCCTGAGCAATGAAATCCAATTACTCAACAATTTGCTTGACTCAAAAGAAGCTGAAATAGCTTCCAATAAAATAGAACTAGGAGAATTAGGAGACAGGTTAAATAGAGTTTTAACAAGTGAATTATATAAATTACAAAAATATAAATCTGAGTTTTTTGGTCAACTATCTGAAACCCTAGGGCAAAGAGAAGACATACAAATCAAAGGTGATAGATTTATTTTTCAGTCAGAAATTTTATTTGAGTCAGGAAGTGCAGATATTCAAGCAGGCGGAAGGGTAGCATTGTCTTTAATAGCTAAAACTTTAATTGATTTATCTAATCAAATTCCTACTGATTTGAATTGGATTTTACAAGTAGACGGACATACAGATAAAATTCCAATAGCTACAGCCAGGTTTCCCTCTAACTGGGAGCTTTCACACGCAAGAGCTTTAGAAGTTGTAAAGTTTTTTATTCAACAGGGAATACCTGCTGACAAATTATCAGCTAATGGTTATGGCGAACACCAACCAATTAGCTTGGGTAGTTCGCCTGAAGATTTAAAATTAAATAGAAGAATTGAATTAAAAATTACTCAAAGGTAA